The Paramixta manurensis region GGTACGCCTTATTTTCAATCTATTCTTGGAAAAAGATTAACAATAAATGGTGCTATCAGTGTTATTAAAACAGAAATTCGTGCGGTAGAAGGAATCAATGATATCAGTAATTTCCGATGGAGTTTAGATCGTGCTAATAGAAAACTTTCGGTAGAATTTGAAGCAAAAACAGATTTCGGTATCGTATCATTTCCATAATCGATATAAACCTTACAAACCTGCTACGTGGTGGGTTTTTACGTCTGGAGAAAAGCGTGGCAAACACATATATCACAGATAAGGGACTTGAGAAGCCAACGCTGGTCGAATGTATTCAGCAGATTGGTGATGCAATGGAGAGCGTCGTCGGTCCGGTTAACCGGGAGGCCGACAGTACAACCGGACAATGGATTGGCATTGAAGCAGAGGCTAATGCTATACACTTCGAAGCATTAGAATACTTATGGAATTCTCGATTCCTTTCCTCTGCAGAGGGAATGGCGCTTGATGCGATTGGTTCATGGTTTGGGTTGTCACGAATTGGCCAGACGGCTACGAAAGTAAATGCAGTTATTTACGGTAACGAATCGACGGCAGTTCCCGCTGGTTCCATTGCATCTTTCGATAACTATCAGTTCAAACTGGATGTGGATACGGTTATAAGCCGCGCTGATTTAGTTGATGGACAATTTCGCATTGATAGTGTTGCAGTAGACTCTTTTACAATTCGTATCAATGGTGTAGATATCACCTATGTAAAAACAGATGGAGATACTACCGCAGATATTGCTGAGCGTCTGGCTGGTTTGATCAATAGTACTGAGCAATTTGATGCCAGGAATTATGGCTCATCGGTATATTTAACCAGTAAAAGTAAAATACAAGGCTATCCTGTTTCGCTCACATCGGGTATGACATGGATTAAAATTGGTTCACCAGCGCTATTTACTTCAACGGTAAAAGGCAGTGTTTCAGTTCCGGTAGGGGGCCTTTCTATCCCAATTAGCGCAATATCCGGTTGGGTTGGTATTAATAACTTTGTAGCCGGTTCAACCGGCTCAGATCGAGAAAGTGATACCGATTATCGTAGAAGGCTAACGAACTCCCGTAGTGCGAATAATGGCGCAGCTACCGAATCAGCCATAAGTGCCAGAATTATTGATGAAGTACCCGGTGTTACTCTGGTTGTTGTTCTGGAAAATGACACCATGGATTTTGTTGATGATATGCCACCAAAATCAATACAATGTATTGTTGATGGCGGATTGGAGCAGCAGGTTGCGGATGCTATATGGAAATATAAAGCTGCAGGCATAGAAACCTCTGGCTCTACCTCGATCACTATTAGGGATACTCAGGGAAGATCACACTTAGTGAGTTTTTCTCGTCCAGTTAATCAATCTATTTACATCAAAATTATTGTTACTTTATTAGATGATGAAGAAGAACTTTCTCAACCAGTAGTATCTCTGATTAAGGAAGGTGTTAAAAATTATTTTAATACTTTAGGACTGGGTGATGATGTTATCGCTCAGCGTTTATATGGGTATATCTATACTATAACAACCGGTCTCGGCAAGTTAAATATTACGGTAAGTAGTGATGGAGATGATTTCTCTGAAAACAATATTTCTATTCCTGCTTCAGTTTATGCCACTGTTTCTGATGAAAATATAGAGGTGACAGGTGTCTGACTGGATAATGCAAGATTTTGGAGTGGTAATTAGGAAGCGGCCAACTGATTATCTTCAGCAACATAATCAAGTCCCGCTACTCTTTGATTCTATAGGTGTACTTCATAATAATATTGAGGTGCTATCAAAATATATTTATGAAACAGAAAGTATATATAACGCAACAGGAATCGAACTCGATAGGTTTGGCGAATATGTAAATCTCACTCGTAATGGACTTATGGATGATGATTACAGAAATGAAATATTAATAACAAGAAGGCGATTATCAACCAGTGGTACACCTTACGACGTATATTATAATACTGGTGTGCTAACCAATTCTCAGGATATGGTGATCACAGAAAGGTTATATTCCTCATTTAATTTGCATGTTTATGACGATGTTGAAATTCCATTTAAAATAGATTCATTAGTAGATGCTGCTTCTGCAGCAGGGGTCTCTGTTAATGTAACTTTTTCTCGTGGAACTACATCTTTTTTCCTGGCTGGCATTGAACGTTATAAACAAATCCTCGGCGTAAATACAAATTACGCATTGGGTGTTAGTAGTTCGAATCTTCTGGGCGTAACGACTGAGAGAGGGTTGGGCTTATCCAATCTGGTTGGAATGAACATTACACCACTCTTATTAGGAGTGGGTGGTAAAGTGCTTGGTGCAGACGGTAAAGCTATTGGATTAAATAAATATAAGCCGATCGCATCTACTGATAATAACGTTACATATCTGGTAGGTACTTATGACAATTAACTCTTTTGCAGAAAATGATGTGCAATATTCTGACTTGCAAACTAATAAAGCTGAGATACCACAAGAAATTATAAAAAATGGCTTCAAGCCGCCGATTAAAATGCCTGACGGAAGTGTACAGTTAGGTGATCCATTACCAGCCCAATACCTTAATTTTTTGCTTAATGAAATTTTTGTTCGGCTATCTGACTTGGAGAATAAATAATGTCTGATATGAGTAATTTTGAGGTCACTTTTTTGACAGATTTACCTGCACTTGCAACACCCAAAGCAAGTGATTTAATGTTGGTGAATTCTGATGGCGATGATAAAAGCCTAACCTTGGATAAGCTCTCTGCCCTGATGGTAAATGCACTCTATCCAGTAGGGATTGTTGCTTTTTTCGCTCAAAATAAAAACCCAAATACCCTTTTCCCTGGCACTACGTGGCAATATTTACCTGAGCAGAAATCTATTCGTATTGGCGCGAAGTCTGGTAGTGATGTTATGACAGCATCCGGAGCTGATACAGTTACACTTGCTGCTGGGAATTTACCTGCACATACGCACACTGTTTCTGGAAGTACGAGTGCATTTGATTATGCTACCAAAGCGACGACTGCTTTTGATTATGGTACTAAAACTACCAATACTACGGGTAATCATACGCATACTATTCCAGGCAATGTCCTAACGCAAGATCAAAACCAGAATCATGTGTCTGGCGGTTCTACAGGTTTCTGGACAGCGAATAAGGCTACTGCCGCAGCTGGAAATCATGCTCATACCGTTGTGATTGGTTCACATACACACAACGTTGCAATTGGTTCTCACACTCATAGTTTTTCCGGCACAACATCTTCCGTTGGTAATGGTGCAGCGCTAAATGTAACCAACGCTTTGATAAAACTAATGGGCTGGTACAGAACAGCTTAATAACCTCTTTATTTTAATCAACCAGATAGTCTGTACTCTTCGTTTCAGAGGTTAATAATGGCCGAGAAAACTCTTATTTCGGGGATCTATCGTGATCCCTTTGATGTACCTTTACCTGACGTCAAGATTATTATTTTTAGTCAAATAAATACTCAGGATACTTTTCGTCAAGTTAGCGTGCGCCAGGTGACCGCTAGTGACGGGAGTTATGCTTTTTCTCTTCTCCCGGGAGCCTATACTGTAGAAGTCGTTTACCCACAAGGTAAACATGAGAAATTAGGGAGTTTTATCCTAGATACCGGTAGCCCATCAGGCTCGCTAAATGATTATTTACTTTATGGTGAAAATGTCCTGGCCGATCCGATTGTTTATAATGACATCCGGAAAATTCATGGGAGCGTAAAGAAGTTTGCCAGCGAAGTTTCTCTTGAGGTTGAAACTACCGGGAACGCTGCATTGCAAGCGGCTAAGGATGCCGTGTTATCCAGCCAGGCAGCAACTTTAGCTGAAAAACATGCGGTTGAAGCCAGCTCGGCCGCTGTTGAAGCTCATGTATCGTCGACCTTAGCGCAATCGTCGCTAACTGATACGAAGATGGCACGAGATGAAGCTGTTAATGCCCGCGATGCTGCGAATATCGCAGTCGTATCGGCAGGAATAATGCCTGATATTGCAACCGGACTGACTAAAACCCAAAATGGTCAGAGTTTTTCTGTTGCCCAAGGCGTTGGTGCTGATTCTGCGGTGGTGACATACATTAACGATAAGGGTACAGGGCGTGAAACGTCGCGCATCGCTGGTACTGCCTTGGTGGAAGCAACAAAAGCCATAGCCGTTGGAATTGAACAACGTACCCAAGGATTGCAGACACAGATAAAAAGCACTAATCCGATCGAGTTCGTTGATAAAAAAGGATTTTTGGCCTTCGCAATCGCAGATGATGGAAAGGCAAAAACACCCGGCGGCCTACAAACGTCGAGTGTTGATGCTGAGCAATTAAATGCCAACATGGCCGTATTATCTGCATTAAAAACGGATCGGGTAAATATTGGCGTTAGCCAAATCATTAAACCGTTTGGCAACTGGTTAACAACCGAAGAAGATAAAAGCGGTAACGTAATCTTCGGGACGAGACTGGATGGGACTAAAATTTATCTCGGCCAGCCACTACATAATCGTGCCGGCTTATTAAATAATGATTTCTTTTTCATCGGTGACAGTATTACTGCTTTTACTGAGACCACCAGCGGTGCATATAACGATATTAACCGTAACGAAAAACCGTGTGTATGTGACCAGGGATGGCCCCAATGGAGTGAAGCACTGAGTGATGGCGTAATTAAGGTCGCGGGTATATCAGCAACCGGAGGTTACCGAGCCGATCAAATTCTGGTGACGCATGTCCCTCGGGCCATTGCCGCGAGTCCCGCTTTCTGTGTTGTATTGGCTGGGCGTAATAATATTGTCCAGAATATAAACTACGATAAAACAACCAGCGATCTTACGGCAATTTATCGCAGATTACGCCAAGCCGGGATTGTGCCAGTATGCTGTTCAATGTCCGCGCAAAGTGGCAATAGCCCGGAGCAGGATAGTTTACGGTATCAGGTAAATGAATTTATTCGTGCATACGCCGATCATTATCATTTGCCATTTGTTGATATGCATGAAGCAACTACGGATCCACTTAGCGGTGAGTGGTATTCCAGCTTAAATTATGATGCCAGCCACCCGACTGGAGTAGGGGCCAAACTAATGGGACAGCGTTTGGTTGATGCTATGCGTGTCTGGGTTAAGCCTGTTACTGCGAGGATGGCTGTAAATCACACAGATCCATTAAGTAGTAATAATTACGTAACCGATCCTTTATTTCTCAATAATGCTCCCGACTGGATTACCGATATTGCCGGAACATCAACCTTTACTTCTGACCCTGCTGTAAAAGGTAATATTTGGCGGTTAGTAGGTGGTAAAAGTCATATTACGCTTGACGTAAAATCTGGCGGACGTTACGGCTTTGGCTTCCGCTGGAAGACGGACAATGGGCAATCGAATAATTTTTACGCGATTGCAGGTAATGATCCGGCTGGTACGGAGTACCTTGCCGGGATTAAGCGCTGGAAAACAGCCTCTGATGGCTTTGGATATTTTTACCGGGAATTTGTTGTGTCTGACAGTAATACTCAGGTAACGCTTATTTTTGATGCCAGCGATATGTCCGTGGCACAGTTGGGCGTATTAAAAATTACGGAGATAAATTAAATGCGGATTTTACTTGATGCGGATTTTTCTAATCCTGACCTTCCATTAGTCGATCCATTCTTTGCGCTCAATACGCCTGATTTAGTAGCCGGATATGCAATGCTCGATCACAAAGATTTCTCCGGTAACGGCAACGATTTTAGCTGGAATGGAACGTTCTCAGCGCAGGGCGCTGTTTTGACGAATGATACAGATCATATTATGACGCTACCGTTTGCTGATACACAGAATATGACAGTTGTTTTCTGTTGGAGTCTGGCCGCTGGAACAACAAATATCAACACTCATATTTACGGTAATTTGAGGCCAGCTAATGATCCAAGAAATGGTATAGCACATCGTGCTACCGGGACAAACGTAACATGTGTGGCGGGCGGTAATCCTACCTCGTCATTAACTGCTACGTCGCTTGGTGCGTGGACATTACAAGCTCATAGGTATAGTGCGTCTAAAATAGAGCGTGTTAGCCGCTCATTAAATGTGGTAACGGCAAATGTGAGTAGCCGAGTGCAAGGAACGGCTCCCTTCTATGTGAACGGATCGCCAACTGAATCTGACGTGCAATATAAATCGGGCACTGCTGGTACGATTGGCATGCTGCTTTTTTATGATACGTTTCTGGATAACGAGACATTAACTTCACGTTTCGCCACTATTGCGGACATTATGCAATCACGTGGTGTGCTCCTTCCTTAAGAACATTCATTAGCTATAAACGGTTAGTTAATATCTTGTGGATGATTCAATGCCGTATAGCTTTTTGACATAAAAAAACGCGTAACGGATATTTCCGTTACGCGTTTATCCAATTAACCTAAGGAACAGGTTTAATTTGGCAAGGCGTATGCCTGCACATAATCGCCTTTCGGCGTTTCCATAAAGTGATGCCCGGTAGCAACAATCACGACATATTCACGCCCATTTTGCGTATAAATCATCGGGCTTGCCTGCCCGCCAGCCGGAAGCGGAACCGTCCACAGTGTTTTACCGGTTTTCATATCAATGGCGTGCAACAGGTCATCCGTTGCTGCCGCAATGAAAATCAGACCGGATGAAGTCACCGCAGAACCGCCATTATTCGGTGTCCCGATACTGATCGGTAAACCGGTTGGCATATTAAAGGGTCCGTTACGACGAGCGGTACCAAACGGACGATCCCACAGAGTGTGACCATTACGTAAATCTATCGCCCGGATACCACCATACGGCGGCTCTTTACATAACATACCGGTAAACGGCAAACGCCAGCCGGCGTTCACATTCACGGCATAAGGTACGCCAATCTGTGGATCGCCAGCACCCTCTGCGTGACCATGATCATGCGGGTTGTAGACGATTTGATCGCGTGGTTTCCAGCCCATAGCGTCCGCTTTGGCTCGTGGAACCAGAATATTGTAGTTAGGCATATCGTTGTAGTTAGCAATCAGGATACCGCGCGTCGGATCAACCGCCATGCTCCCCCAATCGGAACCTCCGTTATACCCCGGATACTCAATGTAATGCCGGTCTGCCGTGGGTGGCGTATATTGGCCTTTATAGCTCGCCTGCTGGAACTGAATGCGACAAACCAACTGGTCAATCGGTGTCAGACCCCACATATCCTGCGGTGTCAAATCAGGCTTACTCAGATGGTTAAATAGCGAGTAGGGCTGAGTCTTGGCACGTATAGCAGGCTCCAAACCGCCGCCCGGTACCGGGCGCTCTTCAACGCCGAACAGCGATTTGCCGGTACGACGATCGAGCACGTACGTTTCGCCCTGTTTAGTGGGCACCACAATCGCCGGGGTTTTCCCGCCATCTTTTGCCGGGTAATCCACCAGCGACGGCTGCGCGCCCTGATCGTAATCCCATACGTCGTGGTGAGCGGTCTGGAATGACCATACTGGCAAGCCGGTTTCTACATTCAGCGCCGTCAGGCTAACCGCATACTTATTTTCCGCTGCGGTACGGGTGCTGGCCCAATAGTCGCCCGAGGCGTTAGCAACCGGCAGATAGATCATGCCTAACTTATCGTCGCCGGTAAACGAGGTCCACACATCGGGGGAACCGCGCTTCCAGGCGTTCGGCCCGGTTTTAGGATCGGCGGTATCCGGCGCGGCGGCATCCCAGGCCCATTTCAGTTTACCACTGCGAACGTCATAAGCCTTAATCACGCCAGGAGGACCGAAGGCACGCTGTCCATCAATCACCTGGTGACCAACCACCAGCGTATCGCGTACCACCACCGGAGCGGAGTTGATCGCGACATAGCCTTCGTAGATTTCGCCCATGTTTTCGGCAAGGTTAACGGTCCCATTGTTACCGAAATCTTTACACACTTTGCCGGTTTGCGCGTTCAGTTCAATCACGCGAGCATCCAGGGTACCGAGAATAATGCGCTTATCGCAGTTCTCATTATTCCCGTCATTACCCGTCGGCAACGCAGCGGCAGGTTGTGCGCCAGATGTCGCGGTAATATGGCTATTGGTTTGCCCATCAAAATAGGTGAGACCACGACAAGCGGCGGTATAAGGAATGGATTTATCGCTGACTTTCGGATCATAACGCCATTTCTCTTTTCCGCTAGCGGCGTCAAGCGCAATCACCATGTTGCGTGGCGTACACACAAACAACGAATCACCCACTTTAATCGGCGTATTCTCTGCGCCCCAGCGAGTATCCGGAATATCACCGGTACGATATTGCCAGGCGAGCTTCAGTTGTTTGACGTTATCCGGCGTAATTTGTTTGGTATCGGCAAAACGTTGCGAAGCCAAACTACCGCCGTAGGTATACCAGTCGCCGCTATCCGGTTTCGAGGCTTTACCGTCGCCGGTATCGGCAACAAAATTGTCTTGTCCTGCTTCCGGTACATTAGTGGCTTCGGTCACGTTATGCGGCACAAAAGCCAAACCGACCGCGACAAGGAACACCAGTGAGAGCAGGCAGCCTAAAGTCCGCGCTGCGG contains the following coding sequences:
- a CDS encoding membrane-bound PQQ-dependent dehydrogenase, glucose/quinate/shikimate family, producing MDAASATPRRSAGSVILAIVLILFGLAIGAGGAWLVTLGGSWYYLLAGLGCVISGVLLLMRRGSAVYWFALVFIGTLIWAIWESGLDYWRWVPRFDVILLLAIAFAFLLPSIRPGVSRTAARTLGCLLSLVFLVAVGLAFVPHNVTEATNVPEAGQDNFVADTGDGKASKPDSGDWYTYGGSLASQRFADTKQITPDNVKQLKLAWQYRTGDIPDTRWGAENTPIKVGDSLFVCTPRNMVIALDAASGKEKWRYDPKVSDKSIPYTAACRGLTYFDGQTNSHITATSGAQPAAALPTGNDGNNENCDKRIILGTLDARVIELNAQTGKVCKDFGNNGTVNLAENMGEIYEGYVAINSAPVVVRDTLVVGHQVIDGQRAFGPPGVIKAYDVRSGKLKWAWDAAAPDTADPKTGPNAWKRGSPDVWTSFTGDDKLGMIYLPVANASGDYWASTRTAAENKYAVSLTALNVETGLPVWSFQTAHHDVWDYDQGAQPSLVDYPAKDGGKTPAIVVPTKQGETYVLDRRTGKSLFGVEERPVPGGGLEPAIRAKTQPYSLFNHLSKPDLTPQDMWGLTPIDQLVCRIQFQQASYKGQYTPPTADRHYIEYPGYNGGSDWGSMAVDPTRGILIANYNDMPNYNILVPRAKADAMGWKPRDQIVYNPHDHGHAEGAGDPQIGVPYAVNVNAGWRLPFTGMLCKEPPYGGIRAIDLRNGHTLWDRPFGTARRNGPFNMPTGLPISIGTPNNGGSAVTSSGLIFIAAATDDLLHAIDMKTGKTLWTVPLPAGGQASPMIYTQNGREYVVIVATGHHFMETPKGDYVQAYALPN
- a CDS encoding GDSL-type esterase/lipase family protein, whose amino-acid sequence is MAEKTLISGIYRDPFDVPLPDVKIIIFSQINTQDTFRQVSVRQVTASDGSYAFSLLPGAYTVEVVYPQGKHEKLGSFILDTGSPSGSLNDYLLYGENVLADPIVYNDIRKIHGSVKKFASEVSLEVETTGNAALQAAKDAVLSSQAATLAEKHAVEASSAAVEAHVSSTLAQSSLTDTKMARDEAVNARDAANIAVVSAGIMPDIATGLTKTQNGQSFSVAQGVGADSAVVTYINDKGTGRETSRIAGTALVEATKAIAVGIEQRTQGLQTQIKSTNPIEFVDKKGFLAFAIADDGKAKTPGGLQTSSVDAEQLNANMAVLSALKTDRVNIGVSQIIKPFGNWLTTEEDKSGNVIFGTRLDGTKIYLGQPLHNRAGLLNNDFFFIGDSITAFTETTSGAYNDINRNEKPCVCDQGWPQWSEALSDGVIKVAGISATGGYRADQILVTHVPRAIAASPAFCVVLAGRNNIVQNINYDKTTSDLTAIYRRLRQAGIVPVCCSMSAQSGNSPEQDSLRYQVNEFIRAYADHYHLPFVDMHEATTDPLSGEWYSSLNYDASHPTGVGAKLMGQRLVDAMRVWVKPVTARMAVNHTDPLSSNNYVTDPLFLNNAPDWITDIAGTSTFTSDPAVKGNIWRLVGGKSHITLDVKSGGRYGFGFRWKTDNGQSNNFYAIAGNDPAGTEYLAGIKRWKTASDGFGYFYREFVVSDSNTQVTLIFDASDMSVAQLGVLKITEIN
- a CDS encoding phosphoglycolate phosphatase — encoded protein: MTINSFAENDVQYSDLQTNKAEIPQEIIKNGFKPPIKMPDGSVQLGDPLPAQYLNFLLNEIFVRLSDLENK
- a CDS encoding baseplate J/gp47 family protein encodes the protein MANTYITDKGLEKPTLVECIQQIGDAMESVVGPVNREADSTTGQWIGIEAEANAIHFEALEYLWNSRFLSSAEGMALDAIGSWFGLSRIGQTATKVNAVIYGNESTAVPAGSIASFDNYQFKLDVDTVISRADLVDGQFRIDSVAVDSFTIRINGVDITYVKTDGDTTADIAERLAGLINSTEQFDARNYGSSVYLTSKSKIQGYPVSLTSGMTWIKIGSPALFTSTVKGSVSVPVGGLSIPISAISGWVGINNFVAGSTGSDRESDTDYRRRLTNSRSANNGAATESAISARIIDEVPGVTLVVVLENDTMDFVDDMPPKSIQCIVDGGLEQQVADAIWKYKAAGIETSGSTSITIRDTQGRSHLVSFSRPVNQSIYIKIIVTLLDDEEELSQPVVSLIKEGVKNYFNTLGLGDDVIAQRLYGYIYTITTGLGKLNITVSSDGDDFSENNISIPASVYATVSDENIEVTGV
- a CDS encoding DUF2634 domain-containing protein, with translation MLDFKLKQGQVVFENGLLQYVDGAERIRQQLEFRLSIFRGEWFLDSEFGTPYFQSILGKRLTINGAISVIKTEIRAVEGINDISNFRWSLDRANRKLSVEFEAKTDFGIVSFP
- a CDS encoding phage baseplate protein, producing MSDMSNFEVTFLTDLPALATPKASDLMLVNSDGDDKSLTLDKLSALMVNALYPVGIVAFFAQNKNPNTLFPGTTWQYLPEQKSIRIGAKSGSDVMTASGADTVTLAAGNLPAHTHTVSGSTSAFDYATKATTAFDYGTKTTNTTGNHTHTIPGNVLTQDQNQNHVSGGSTGFWTANKATAAAGNHAHTVVIGSHTHNVAIGSHTHSFSGTTSSVGNGAALNVTNALIKLMGWYRTA